One window from the genome of Pseudophryne corroboree isolate aPseCor3 unplaced genomic scaffold, aPseCor3.hap2 scaffold_2152, whole genome shotgun sequence encodes:
- the LOC135006677 gene encoding histone H1B-like, whose translation MAETAPVAAAVPPSEVAAKKKRQPKKAAGRAKKSGKSSGPSVSELIVKAVAASKERSGVSLAALKKALAAGGYDVERNNSRIKVGVKGLVTKGTLTQVKGTGASGSFKLNKKQVESKKAAQKSLKPKKPAAKKVAKSPKKPKKAPSAAKTPKKVKKPATAAAAKSPKKPIAVKPKKAAKSPAKKAAKPKAAKSPAKKAAKPKATKSPAKKAAKPKKAAAKK comes from the coding sequence ATGGCGGAAACTGCCCCCGTCGCCGCCGCTGTTCCTCCATCAGAGGTcgcagccaaaaagaagaggcagccgaagAAAGCTGCTGGAAGAGCAAAGAAGAGCGGCAAGTCTTCTGGACCCAGCGTCTCCGAGCTGATCGTAAAAGCCGTGGCCGCCTCTAAAGAGCGCAGCGGGGTTTCTCTTgccgccctgaagaaggctctggctgccggaggctacgatgtggagaggaacaacAGCCGCATCAAAGTGGGGGTGAAAGGATTAGTGACCAAAGGAACTCTCACCCAGGTGAAAGGTACCGGCGCTTCCGGCTCCTTCAAGCTCAATAAGAAACAAGTGGAAAGCAAGAAGGCCGCCCAGAAGTCCCTGAAGCCCAAGAAACCTGCAGCGAAGAAAGTGGCCAAATCCCCGAAGAAGCCCAAGAAGGCTCCGAGTGCAGCCAAGACCCCGAAAAAGGTGAAGAAACCCGCTACAGCGGCTGctgccaaaagcccaaagaagcctaTAGCCGTGAAGCCTAAGAAGGCGGCCAAGAGTCCCgccaagaaggcggcgaagcccaaagctgccaagagtccggccaagaaggcAGCGAAGCCAAAAGCCACAAAAAGCCCGGCCAAGAAGGCAGCTAAGCCTAAGAAAGCTGCGGCCAAGAAGTGA
- the LOC135006683 gene encoding histone H2B 1.1-like produces the protein MPDPAKSAPAPKKGSKKAVTKTQKKDGKKRRKSRKESYAIYVYKVLKQVHPDTGISSKAMGIMNSFVNDIFERIAGEASRLAHYNKRSTITSREIQTAVRLLLPGELAKHAVSEGTKAVTKYTSAK, from the coding sequence ATGCCTGATCCAGCAAAGTCTGCTCCGGCGCCTAAGAAAGGCTCTAAGAAAGCGGTGACCAAGACCCAGAAGAAGGATGGGAAGAAGCGTAGGaagagcaggaaggagagttacgccatttacgtctacaaggtgctgaagcaggtgcaccctgacaccggcatctcctccaaggctatgggcatcatgaactcctttgtcaaTGACATCTTTGAGCGCATTGCTGGGGAAGCTTCTCGCCTGGCTCATTACAACAAGCGCTCGaccatcacctcccgggagatccagaccgccgtacgcttgctgctgccgggagagctggccaagcacgccgtgtccgagggcaccaaggcTGTTACCAAGTACACCAGCGCCAAGTAA
- the LOC135006680 gene encoding histone H2A type 1-like, with protein MSGRGKQGGKTRAKAKTRSSRAGLQFPVGRVHRLLRKGNYAERVGAGAPVYLAAVLEYLTAEILELAGNAARDNKKTRIIPRHLQLAVRNDEELNKLLGGVTIAQGGVLPNIQAVLLPKKTESHKPAKSK; from the coding sequence ATGTCTGGAAGAGGGAAACAAGGCGGCAAGACCCGTGCTAAGGCAAAGACTCGCTCATCCCGGGCCGGTCTCCAGTTCCCAGTCGGTCGAGTTCACCGTCTGCTGAGGAAGGGAAACTATGCGGAGCGTGTGGGAGCCGGTGCCCCGGTGTATCTGGCCGCAGTACTGGAGTACCTGACGGCTGAGATTCTTGAGCTTGCCGGAAACGCCGCCCGCGACAACAAGAAGACCCGCATCatcccccgccacctgcagctggctgtgcgcaacgacgaagagctcaataaactgctcggtggggtgaccatcgcccagggaggcgttctgcccaacatccaggccgtgctgctgcccaagaagaccGAGAGCCACAAACCAGCTAAGAGCAAGTGA
- the LOC135006678 gene encoding histone H3: MARTKQTARKSTGGKAPRKQLATKAARKSAPATGGVKKPHRYRPGTVALREIRRYQKSTELLIRKLPFQRLVREIAQDFKTDLRFQSSAVMALQEASEAYLVGLFEDTNLCAIHAKRVTIMPKDIQLARRIRGERA; this comes from the coding sequence ATGGCCAGGACCAAGCAGACCGCCCGCAAATCTACCGGAGGTAAAGCTCCCCGCAAGCAGCTGGCAACCAAGGCTGCTCGGAAAAGCGCCCCAGCTACCGGCGGCGTGAAGAAGCCTCACCGCTACCGTCCCGGGACTGTTGCTCTCAGAGAGATCCGCCGCTACCAGAAATCCACCGAGCTGCTGatccgcaagctgcccttccagcgaTTGGTGCGTGAGATCGCCCAAGACTTCAAGACCGACCTGCGCTTCCAGAGCTCTGCCGTTATGGCCCTACAAGAGGCCAGTGAGGCTTATCTGGTGGGGCTGTTCGAGGACACCAACCTGTGCGCCATCCACGCCAAGAGGGTAaccatcatgcccaaagacatccaGCTAGCCCGCAGAATccgaggggagagggcatag